In Gossypium arboreum isolate Shixiya-1 chromosome 6, ASM2569848v2, whole genome shotgun sequence, the following are encoded in one genomic region:
- the LOC108483995 gene encoding transcription repressor OFP13-like has product MKLPTLFKPKEPTSKQPWQWPSCKHPKTLSFRAGDDVFKTVNSMFFDPNNNNDSGVETPQSWFTNSSDSPSLSTTTTDSDHQGFDGESLETVVRGARSERLFFEPGGDTSSILEEAKAAGGGGDGLFPFKESVILAMESDDPYVDFRKSMEEMVETHGMKDWGWLEQLLGWYLKVNGKNNHGFIIGAFIDLLVAITSSSDSTSYSSAISSFPSSPLCSTEGDVDEFQLQQNIVLP; this is encoded by the coding sequence ATGAAGCTACCTACTCTGTTCAAGCCTAAAGAACCCACCTCCAAGCAACCATGGCAATGGCCTTCATGCAAGCACCCCAAGACCCTTTCTTTCCGAGCAGGTGACGACGTTTTCAAGACAGTTAACTCCATGTTCTTCGACCCTAACAACAACAACGACAGCGGTGTTGAAACCCCACAGTCATGGTTCACCAACTCTTCAGACTCACCCAGTTTATCCACCACCACCACCGACTCAGATCATCAAGGCTTTGATGGTGAGTCTTTAGAGACAGTCGTCCGTGGAGCTCGTTCCGAGAGGCTGTTCTTCGAGCCAGGCGGTGACACGAGTTCCATCCTCGAAGAAGCCAAAGCAGCCGGTGGTGGTGGTGATGGGTTGTTCCCGTTCAAAGAAAGCGTGATTCTAGCTATGGAATCTGATGATCCGTACGTGGACTTTCGTAAGTCGATGGAAGAGATGGTGGAGACACATGGGATGAAAGATTGGGGATGGTTAGAACAACTGTTGGGATGGTATTTGAAGGTGAATGGGAAGAACAACCATGGATTTATAATCGGAGCTTTCATTGATCTACTTGTAGCTATCACTTCTTCCTCTGATTCCACATCTTATTCTTCTGCTATCTCTTCTTTCCCTTCATCTCCTCTTTGTTCAACTGAAGGAGATGTGGATGAATTTCAACTCCAACAAAACATTGTTTTGCCTTAG